The proteins below come from a single Oncorhynchus keta strain PuntledgeMale-10-30-2019 chromosome 32, Oket_V2, whole genome shotgun sequence genomic window:
- the LOC118364918 gene encoding YLP motif-containing protein 1-like isoform X2: MRRHTTYNDEDMRDATRRKGEKVPEDKQHESTIYSFRSQEQDTAATGFQRFLNVLNKGVDINKLSKIVNNVNELPPIQEAHPKTAYRSEYKEAPAQNSQDCLGPHSRALPQDQSHSHIREERRLDLPHGQLQSLLESIGLDLGVEELGRLTDRTKERLYGMKRDQERSPLKSDRHSSTRDWDRERDEDTERDGSKRNGERERDRDWASSERDRERDGEKSERDRDRHSNTRDKRSGPRDRHSSTRDRRSGPRDKHSSTRDRRSGSRDSNRDRRSSTRDSQRDRHSDTRDSERDRHSDTRDSERDRHSGSRDRHSGTRDSNRDRRSSTRDSEIDRHSDTRDSERDRHSGTRDRRSSTRERDEDRRSSTRDRDEDRRSSTRDRDEDRRSSTGDRRSSTRDRDRDRRSRSRDRDRDRRSSNRDRDRDRRSSTRDRDRDRRSRSRDRDRDRRSSNRDRDRDRRSSNRDRDRDRRCSTRDWDRDGDREKESDKDWYRDKSKESSSELNTHKDPIYPFSHPPNASMMATFSTTQFSLYTSSPYANAFPPGWGYAPGTMPPVTMPPVTMPPGTMPPVTMPPGTMPPGTMPPGTMPPGTMPPGTMPPGLMPPGSIPLVPCPLALCLLVPCPLALCPLVPCPQALCPQALCPLVPCPLA; the protein is encoded by the exons ATGAGACGACACACAACATATAATGACGAAGACATGCGCGATGCTAccaggaggaagggagagaag GTCCCTGAGGATAAACAACACGAATCCACCATTTACTCATTCAGGTCACAGGAGCAGGACACAGCAGCCACAGGCTTCCAGCGCTTCCTCAATGTCCTCAACAAAGGGGTGGACATCAACAAGCTCTCAAAGATTGTCAACAATGTGAATGAGTTGCCCCCTATACAGGAGGCCCATCCCAAGACTGCCTACAGGAGTGAGTATAAGGAGGCCCCAGCTCAGAACTCTCAGGATTGCTTGGGGCCCCACAGTAGAGCTCTGCCACAAGACCAGAGTCACTCACACATTCGTGAAGAAAGGAGGCTGGATCTCCCACATGGCCAGCTCCAGAGCCTGCTGGAGTCCATCGGGCTAGATCTGGGGGTGGAGGAGTTGGGCCGACTGACAGACCGGACCAAGGAGAGGCTGTACGGGATGAAGAGAGACCAGGAGAGGAGCCCGTTGAAGTCAGACAGGCACTCTAGTActagagactgggacagagaacGAGACGAGGACACAGAGAGGGACGGATCTAagagaaatggagaaagagaACGGGACAGAGACTGGGCCAgttctgagagagacagagagagagacggggaaaaaTCTGAGAGAGACCGGGACAGACACTCTAATACCAGGGACAAGCGCTCTGGTCCCAGGGACAGGCACTCTAGTACCAGGGACAGGCGCTCTGGTCCCAGGGACAAGCACTCTAGTACCAGGGACAGACGCTCTGGTTCCAGGGACAGCAACAGGGACAGGCGCTCTAGTACCAGGGACAGCCAGAGAGATAGGCACTCTGATACcagggacagtgagagagacaggcacTCTGATACcagggacagtgagagagacaggcacTCTGGTTCCAGGGACAGGCACTCGGGTACCAGGGACAGCAACAGGGACAGGCGCTCTAGTACTAGGGACAGCGAGATAGATAGGCACTCTGATACcagggacagtgagagagacaggcacTCTGGTACCAGGGACAGGCGCTCTAGTaccagggagagagacgaggacaggcGCTCTAGTACCAGGGACAGAGACGAGGACAG gcGCTCTAGTACCAGGGACAGAGACGAGGACAGGCGCTCTAGTACCGGGGACAGGCGCTCTAGtaccagggacagagacagggacaggcgCTCTAGGAGCAGGGACCGAGACCGGGACAGGCGCTCTAGTAACAGGGACAGAGACCGGGACAGGCGCTCTAGtaccagggacagagacagggacaggcgCTCTAGGAGCAGGGACCGAGACCGGGACAGGCGCTCTAGTAACAGGGACAGAGACCGGGACAGGCGCTCTAgtaacagggacagagacagggacaggcgATGTAGTACCAgggactgggacagagatggtgaCCGGGAAAAAGAAAGTGACAAGGATTGGTATAGGGACAAGTCCAAGGAAAGCTCTTCTGAGCTCAACACACACAAGGACCCGATATATCCTTTTTCTCACCCTCCTAATGCATCTATGATGGCAACCTTCTCCACCACCCAGTTCTCTCTGTATACCAGCAGCCCCTACGCCAATGCCTTCCCTCCAGGTTGGGGTTATGCCCCTGGCACCATGCCCCCTGTTACCATGCCCCCTGTTACCATGCCCCCTGGAACCATGCCCCCTGTTACCATGCCCCCTGGAACCATGCCCCCTGGAACCATGCCCCCTGGAACCATGCCCCCTGGAACCATGCCCCCTGGCACCATGCCTCCTGGTCTTATGCCCCCTGGTAGCATCCCCCTGGTACCATGCCCCCTGGCCTTATGCCTCCTGGTACCATGCCCCCTGGCCTTATGCCCCCTGGTACCATGCCCCCAGGCCTTATGCCCCCAGGCCTTATGCCCCCTGGTACCATGCCCCCTGGCCTGA
- the LOC118364919 gene encoding zinc finger protein 318-like, whose product MRALDLMIRAPLENEEARPLRLRVLMNQRRYPDNEEVVPDDEPHNPTIQRPLNSLRTQEKDIAATGFQRFLNVLNEGVDLNKLSKIVNDENGLLIVGEELPQVWPTLPEDHVDSSSRSKSSLVEEKTKVRLEDEQRHEQMQTLLEIVGLDLGVEELGQLTDRTNDRLYGKMGDLKRKEFENEKGEREKGKRAFI is encoded by the exons ATGCGAGCATTGGATCTGATGATTAGAGCTCCCCTAGAAAATGAAGAGGCCCGTCCTCTGAGACTGAGGGTTTTAATGAACCAGCGACGCTATCCCGACAATGAGGAG GTGGTCCCTGATGATGAACCGCATAATCCAACCATTCAGAGGCCACTTAATTCACTCAGGACACAGGAGAAAGACATAGCAGCCACAGGCTTCCAGCGCTTCCTCAATGTCCTCAATGAAGGGGTGGACCTCAACAAGCTCTCAAAGATCGTCAACGACGAAAATGGGTTACTCATTGTGGGCGAGGAGCTACCACAAGTTTGGCCGACTCTGCCCGAGGATCATGTTGACTCCAGCAGTAGATCCAAGTCTTCTCTAGTTGAGGAGAAGACGAAGGTGAGGCTTGAGGATGAGCAGCGGCACGAGCAGATGCAGACCCTGCTGGAGATCGTTGGGCTGGACTTGGGGGTTGAGGAGTTGGGtcagctgacagacaggaccaatgACAGGCTGTATGGGAAGATGGGAGACTTGAAAAGGAAGGAGTTCGAGAATgagaagggggaaagagaaaaAGGAAAGCGAGCCTTCATTTAA
- the LOC118365715 gene encoding repetin-like isoform X2, whose protein sequence is MDPERRSHQREYGEPERRSHQREYGEPERRSHQREYGEPERRSHQREYGEPERRSHQREYGELERRSHQREYGEPERRSHQREYGELERRSHQREYGEPERRSHQREYGEPERRGHQREYGEPERRGHQREYGEPERRSHQREYGEPERRGHQREYGEPERRGHQREHGEPERRGHQREHGEPERRGHQREHGEPERRGHQREHGEPERRGHQREHGEPERRGHQREHGEPERRGHQREHGEPERRGHQREHGEPERRGHQREHGEPERRGHQREYGEPERRGHQREYGEPERRGHQREYGELSSGQWNDSLKRDNGQAMARELYSEYSSMRRTREGWEDYGASSDMSYIMDPLSRDWSEGSLRGSGAPFSPDTDGDVDGDPVELSVEDLDLIEEKRAVLALQKVKRGAKDMPRTQTAYTTAKGMSKPRKVNNRTVNSNVADQSSRICLPLKRRVLDTLSKDTPVKLKKQNKMRALDLMIRAPLENEEARPLRLRVLMNQRRYPDNEEVVPNDERQIQRPVHSLRTQEKDIAATGFQRFLNVLNKGVDLNKLSKIVNNKNGLLIVGEELPQVWPTLPEGHVDSSSRSKSSLVEEKTKVRLEDEQRHEQMQTLLEIVGLDLGVEELGQLTDRTNDRLYGKMGDLKRKEFENEKGEREKGKRAFI, encoded by the exons ATGGATCCAGAGAGGCGCAGTCACCAGAGGGAGTATGGAGAACCAGAGAGGCGCAGTCACCAGAGGGAGTATGGAGAACCAGAGAGGCGCAGTCACCAGAGGGAGTATGGAGAACCAGAGAGGCGCAGTCACCAGAGGGAGTATGGAGAACCAGAGAGGCGCAGTCACCAGAGGGAGTATGGAGAACTAGAGAGGCGCAGTCACCAGAGGGAGTATGGAGAACCAGAGAGGCGCAGTCACCAGAGGGAGTATGGAGAACTAGAGAGGCGCAGTCACCAGAGGGAGTATGGAGAACCAGAGAGGCGCAGTCACCAGAGGGAGTATGGAGAACCAGAGAGGCGCGGTCACCAGAGGGAGTATGGAGAACCAGAGAGGCGCGGTCACCAGAGGGAGTATGGAGAACCAGAGAGGCGCAGTCACCAGAGGGAGTATGGAGAACCAGAGAGGCGCGGTCACCAAAGGGAGTATGGAGAACCAGAGAGGCGCGGTCACCAGAGGGAGCATGGGGAACCAGAGAGGCGCGGTCACCAGAGGGAGCATGGGGAACCAGAGAGGCGCGGTCACCAGAGGGAGCATGGAGAACCAGAGAGGCGCGGTCACCAGAGGGAGCATGGAGAACCAGAGAGGCGCGGTCACCAGAGGGAGCATGGAGAACCAGAGAGGCGCGGTCACCAGAGGGAGCATGGAGAACCAGAGAGGCGCGGTCACCAGAGGGAGCATGGAGAACCAGAGAGGCGCGGTCACCAGAGGGAGCATGGAGAACCAGAGAGGCGCGGTCACCAGAGGGAGCATGGAGAACCAGAGAGGCGCGGTCACCAGAGGGAGTATGGAGAACCAGAGAGGCGCGGTCACCAGAGGGAGTATGGAGAACCAGAGAGGCGCGGTCACCAGAGGGAGTACGGAGAACTGAGCTCAGGACAATGGAACGATAGCCTTAAGAGAGACAACGGCCAGGCTATGGCCAGAGAGCTCTACAGTGAATACTCCAGCATGAGGAGGACTAGAGAAGGTTGGGAGGACTATGGTGCTTCCTCTGATATGAGCTACATAATGGACCCATTGTCCAGAGACTGGAGCGAAGGCTCATTGAGGGGTAGTGGTGCTCCCTTCTCACCAGACACAGATGGGGACGTTGATGGAGATCCTGTGGAGCTCAGTGTGGAGGACCTGGATCtcatagaggagaagagagctgTTCTTGCTTTGCAAAAGGTTAAACGCGGAGCTAAGGACATGCCTAGAACACAGACTGCATACACAACAGCGAAGGGCATGTCTAAACCGAGGAAGGTGAACAATAGAACAGTCAACAGTAATGTCGCGGACCAGTCGTCACGCATATGCCTACCTCTTAAACGGAGGGTGCTGGACACTCTGAGTAAG GATACCCCTGTCAAGCTGAAGAAACAAAACAAGATGCGAGCATTGGATCTGATGATTAGAGCTCCCCTAGAAAATGAAGAGGCCCGTCCTCTGAGACTGAGGGTTTTAATGAACCAGCGACGCTATCCCGACAATGAGGAG GTGGTCCCGAATGATGAACGGCAAATTCAGAGGCCAGTTCATTCACTCAGGACACAGGAGAAAGACATAGCAGCCACAGGCTTCCAGCGCTTCCTCAATGTCCTCAATAAAGGGGTGGACCTCAACAAGCTCTCAAAGATCGTCAACAACAAAAATGGGTTACTCATTGTGGGCGAGGAGCTACCACAAGTTTGGCCGACTCTGCCCGAGGGTCATGTTGACTCCAGCAGTAGATCCAAGTCTTCTCTAGTTGAGGAGAAGACGAAGGTGAGGCTTGAGGATGAGCAGCGGCACGAGCAGATGCAGACCCTGCTGGAGATCGTTGGGCTGGACTTGGGGGTTGAGGAGTTGGGtcagctgacagacaggaccaatgACAGGCTGTATGGGAAGATGGGAGACTTGAAAAGGAAGGAGTTTGAGAATgagaagggggaaagagaaaaAGGAAAGCGAGCCTTCATTTAA
- the LOC118365715 gene encoding repetin-like isoform X1 produces the protein MIRRTQACAKVTDSSEPGVSAQFRHLGRMDPERRSHQREYGEPERRSHQREYGEPERRSHQREYGEPERRSHQREYGEPERRSHQREYGELERRSHQREYGEPERRSHQREYGELERRSHQREYGEPERRSHQREYGEPERRGHQREYGEPERRGHQREYGEPERRSHQREYGEPERRGHQREYGEPERRGHQREHGEPERRGHQREHGEPERRGHQREHGEPERRGHQREHGEPERRGHQREHGEPERRGHQREHGEPERRGHQREHGEPERRGHQREHGEPERRGHQREHGEPERRGHQREYGEPERRGHQREYGEPERRGHQREYGELSSGQWNDSLKRDNGQAMARELYSEYSSMRRTREGWEDYGASSDMSYIMDPLSRDWSEGSLRGSGAPFSPDTDGDVDGDPVELSVEDLDLIEEKRAVLALQKVKRGAKDMPRTQTAYTTAKGMSKPRKVNNRTVNSNVADQSSRICLPLKRRVLDTLSKDTPVKLKKQNKMRALDLMIRAPLENEEARPLRLRVLMNQRRYPDNEEVVPNDERQIQRPVHSLRTQEKDIAATGFQRFLNVLNKGVDLNKLSKIVNNKNGLLIVGEELPQVWPTLPEGHVDSSSRSKSSLVEEKTKVRLEDEQRHEQMQTLLEIVGLDLGVEELGQLTDRTNDRLYGKMGDLKRKEFENEKGEREKGKRAFI, from the exons ATGATACGGCGAACACAAGCCTGCGCGAAGGTAACAGACTCGAG TGAACCTGGAGTATCAGCCCAGTTCAGGCACCTTGGCAGAATGGATCCAGAGAGGCGCAGTCACCAGAGGGAGTATGGAGAACCAGAGAGGCGCAGTCACCAGAGGGAGTATGGAGAACCAGAGAGGCGCAGTCACCAGAGGGAGTATGGAGAACCAGAGAGGCGCAGTCACCAGAGGGAGTATGGAGAACCAGAGAGGCGCAGTCACCAGAGGGAGTATGGAGAACTAGAGAGGCGCAGTCACCAGAGGGAGTATGGAGAACCAGAGAGGCGCAGTCACCAGAGGGAGTATGGAGAACTAGAGAGGCGCAGTCACCAGAGGGAGTATGGAGAACCAGAGAGGCGCAGTCACCAGAGGGAGTATGGAGAACCAGAGAGGCGCGGTCACCAGAGGGAGTATGGAGAACCAGAGAGGCGCGGTCACCAGAGGGAGTATGGAGAACCAGAGAGGCGCAGTCACCAGAGGGAGTATGGAGAACCAGAGAGGCGCGGTCACCAAAGGGAGTATGGAGAACCAGAGAGGCGCGGTCACCAGAGGGAGCATGGGGAACCAGAGAGGCGCGGTCACCAGAGGGAGCATGGGGAACCAGAGAGGCGCGGTCACCAGAGGGAGCATGGAGAACCAGAGAGGCGCGGTCACCAGAGGGAGCATGGAGAACCAGAGAGGCGCGGTCACCAGAGGGAGCATGGAGAACCAGAGAGGCGCGGTCACCAGAGGGAGCATGGAGAACCAGAGAGGCGCGGTCACCAGAGGGAGCATGGAGAACCAGAGAGGCGCGGTCACCAGAGGGAGCATGGAGAACCAGAGAGGCGCGGTCACCAGAGGGAGCATGGAGAACCAGAGAGGCGCGGTCACCAGAGGGAGTATGGAGAACCAGAGAGGCGCGGTCACCAGAGGGAGTATGGAGAACCAGAGAGGCGCGGTCACCAGAGGGAGTACGGAGAACTGAGCTCAGGACAATGGAACGATAGCCTTAAGAGAGACAACGGCCAGGCTATGGCCAGAGAGCTCTACAGTGAATACTCCAGCATGAGGAGGACTAGAGAAGGTTGGGAGGACTATGGTGCTTCCTCTGATATGAGCTACATAATGGACCCATTGTCCAGAGACTGGAGCGAAGGCTCATTGAGGGGTAGTGGTGCTCCCTTCTCACCAGACACAGATGGGGACGTTGATGGAGATCCTGTGGAGCTCAGTGTGGAGGACCTGGATCtcatagaggagaagagagctgTTCTTGCTTTGCAAAAGGTTAAACGCGGAGCTAAGGACATGCCTAGAACACAGACTGCATACACAACAGCGAAGGGCATGTCTAAACCGAGGAAGGTGAACAATAGAACAGTCAACAGTAATGTCGCGGACCAGTCGTCACGCATATGCCTACCTCTTAAACGGAGGGTGCTGGACACTCTGAGTAAG GATACCCCTGTCAAGCTGAAGAAACAAAACAAGATGCGAGCATTGGATCTGATGATTAGAGCTCCCCTAGAAAATGAAGAGGCCCGTCCTCTGAGACTGAGGGTTTTAATGAACCAGCGACGCTATCCCGACAATGAGGAG GTGGTCCCGAATGATGAACGGCAAATTCAGAGGCCAGTTCATTCACTCAGGACACAGGAGAAAGACATAGCAGCCACAGGCTTCCAGCGCTTCCTCAATGTCCTCAATAAAGGGGTGGACCTCAACAAGCTCTCAAAGATCGTCAACAACAAAAATGGGTTACTCATTGTGGGCGAGGAGCTACCACAAGTTTGGCCGACTCTGCCCGAGGGTCATGTTGACTCCAGCAGTAGATCCAAGTCTTCTCTAGTTGAGGAGAAGACGAAGGTGAGGCTTGAGGATGAGCAGCGGCACGAGCAGATGCAGACCCTGCTGGAGATCGTTGGGCTGGACTTGGGGGTTGAGGAGTTGGGtcagctgacagacaggaccaatgACAGGCTGTATGGGAAGATGGGAGACTTGAAAAGGAAGGAGTTTGAGAATgagaagggggaaagagaaaaAGGAAAGCGAGCCTTCATTTAA
- the LOC118364918 gene encoding zinc finger CCCH domain-containing protein 13-like isoform X1, with amino-acid sequence MRRHTTYNDEDMRDATRRKGEKVPEDKQHESTIYSFRSQEQDTAATGFQRFLNVLNKGVDINKLSKIVNNVNELPPIQEAHPKTAYRSEYKEAPAQNSQDCLGPHSRALPQDQSHSHIREERRLDLPHGQLQSLLESIGLDLGVEELGRLTDRTKERLYGMKRDQERSPLKSDRHSSTRDWDRERDEDTERDGSKRNGERERDRDWASSERDRERDGEKSERDRDRHSNTRDKRSGPRDRHSSTRDRRSGPRDKHSSTRDRRSGSRDSNRDRRSSTRDSQRDRHSDTRDSERDRHSDTRDSERDRHSGSRDRHSGTRDSNRDRRSSTRDSEIDRHSDTRDSERDRHSGTRDRRSSTRERDEDRRSSTRDRDEDRHSGTRDRRSSTRERDEDRRSSTRDRDEDRRSSTGDRRSSTRDRDRDRRSRSRDRDRDRRSSNRDRDRDRRSSTRDRDRDRRSRSRDRDRDRRSSNRDRDRDRRSSNRDRDRDRRCSTRDWDRDGDREKESDKDWYRDKSKESSSELNTHKDPIYPFSHPPNASMMATFSTTQFSLYTSSPYANAFPPGWGYAPGTMPPVTMPPVTMPPGTMPPVTMPPGTMPPGTMPPGTMPPGTMPPGTMPPGLMPPGSIPLVPCPLALCLLVPCPLALCPLVPCPQALCPQALCPLVPCPLA; translated from the exons ATGAGACGACACACAACATATAATGACGAAGACATGCGCGATGCTAccaggaggaagggagagaag GTCCCTGAGGATAAACAACACGAATCCACCATTTACTCATTCAGGTCACAGGAGCAGGACACAGCAGCCACAGGCTTCCAGCGCTTCCTCAATGTCCTCAACAAAGGGGTGGACATCAACAAGCTCTCAAAGATTGTCAACAATGTGAATGAGTTGCCCCCTATACAGGAGGCCCATCCCAAGACTGCCTACAGGAGTGAGTATAAGGAGGCCCCAGCTCAGAACTCTCAGGATTGCTTGGGGCCCCACAGTAGAGCTCTGCCACAAGACCAGAGTCACTCACACATTCGTGAAGAAAGGAGGCTGGATCTCCCACATGGCCAGCTCCAGAGCCTGCTGGAGTCCATCGGGCTAGATCTGGGGGTGGAGGAGTTGGGCCGACTGACAGACCGGACCAAGGAGAGGCTGTACGGGATGAAGAGAGACCAGGAGAGGAGCCCGTTGAAGTCAGACAGGCACTCTAGTActagagactgggacagagaacGAGACGAGGACACAGAGAGGGACGGATCTAagagaaatggagaaagagaACGGGACAGAGACTGGGCCAgttctgagagagacagagagagagacggggaaaaaTCTGAGAGAGACCGGGACAGACACTCTAATACCAGGGACAAGCGCTCTGGTCCCAGGGACAGGCACTCTAGTACCAGGGACAGGCGCTCTGGTCCCAGGGACAAGCACTCTAGTACCAGGGACAGACGCTCTGGTTCCAGGGACAGCAACAGGGACAGGCGCTCTAGTACCAGGGACAGCCAGAGAGATAGGCACTCTGATACcagggacagtgagagagacaggcacTCTGATACcagggacagtgagagagacaggcacTCTGGTTCCAGGGACAGGCACTCGGGTACCAGGGACAGCAACAGGGACAGGCGCTCTAGTACTAGGGACAGCGAGATAGATAGGCACTCTGATACcagggacagtgagagagacaggcacTCTGGTACCAGGGACAGGCGCTCTAGTaccagggagagagacgaggacaggcGCTCTAGTACCAGGGACAGAGACGAGGACAGGCACTCTGGTACCAGGGACAGGCGCTCTAGTaccagggagagagacgaggacaggcGCTCTAGTACCAGGGACAGAGACGAGGACAGGCGCTCTAGTACCGGGGACAGGCGCTCTAGtaccagggacagagacagggacaggcgCTCTAGGAGCAGGGACCGAGACCGGGACAGGCGCTCTAGTAACAGGGACAGAGACCGGGACAGGCGCTCTAGtaccagggacagagacagggacaggcgCTCTAGGAGCAGGGACCGAGACCGGGACAGGCGCTCTAGTAACAGGGACAGAGACCGGGACAGGCGCTCTAgtaacagggacagagacagggacaggcgATGTAGTACCAgggactgggacagagatggtgaCCGGGAAAAAGAAAGTGACAAGGATTGGTATAGGGACAAGTCCAAGGAAAGCTCTTCTGAGCTCAACACACACAAGGACCCGATATATCCTTTTTCTCACCCTCCTAATGCATCTATGATGGCAACCTTCTCCACCACCCAGTTCTCTCTGTATACCAGCAGCCCCTACGCCAATGCCTTCCCTCCAGGTTGGGGTTATGCCCCTGGCACCATGCCCCCTGTTACCATGCCCCCTGTTACCATGCCCCCTGGAACCATGCCCCCTGTTACCATGCCCCCTGGAACCATGCCCCCTGGAACCATGCCCCCTGGAACCATGCCCCCTGGAACCATGCCCCCTGGCACCATGCCTCCTGGTCTTATGCCCCCTGGTAGCATCCCCCTGGTACCATGCCCCCTGGCCTTATGCCTCCTGGTACCATGCCCCCTGGCCTTATGCCCCCTGGTACCATGCCCCCAGGCCTTATGCCCCCAGGCCTTATGCCCCCTGGTACCATGCCCCCTGGCCTGA